In the Drosophila gunungcola strain Sukarami unplaced genomic scaffold, Dgunungcola_SK_2 000001F, whole genome shotgun sequence genome, one interval contains:
- the LOC128262139 gene encoding tRNA-specific adenosine deaminase 1, protein MPTTENRPSVQDIAKPCLDKFESLPKTGKPTANQWTVLAGVLEFNRKTGNSQLVALGCGTKCIGPSKLCPKGFILNDSHAEVLARRAFLRFLYQELKQERIFRWNSDLKSYDMDEHVEFHFLSTQTPCGDACILDLEEPEIKAKRQRLDEESEMVYTGAKLIGDLDDVDPMQQTPGVLRTKPGRGERTLSMSCSDKIARWNILGVQGALLDSLISKPIYFSSLNFCCKDAKLESLERAIFKRWEAKSFDHDRFHPQKPQIRIDSNITFEFSQRSDWQPSPNGLVWSQVPEDLRPYEISVNGKRQGVTKKKMNTPQAALSVSKYNLFLSFLDILRFNPKLCEKFNENIFNLETMSYASCKDLAANYQMAWRQLKDIYFIQWTKKPNELLNFTPITNK, encoded by the exons ATGCCTACAACGGAAAATAGACCGTCCGTTCAGGATATAGCTAAGCCTTGTCTCGACAAATTTGAATCGTTGCCAAAAACAGGAAAACCCACTGCCAACCAATGGACAGTTTTGGCGGGAGTTTTGGAGTTCAACCGGAAAACGGGGAACAGTCAACTGGTGGCCCTCGGATGCGGAACCAAGTGCATAGGACCATCCAAACTTTGTCCAAAGGGCTTTATTCTTAACGATTCCCATGCTGAAGTGTTGGCACGACGGGCGTTTCTCCGCTTTTTATATCAGGAATTGAAGCAGGAGAGGATCTTTAGGTGGAACAGTGACCTAAAGAGTTACGATATGGATGAGCACGTGGAGTTTCACTTTCTAAGTACCCAAACCCCTTGCGGAGATGCCTGCATTTTAGATTTAGAGGAACCAGAAATAAAGGCCAAACGCCAGCGACTGGATGAGGAATCAGAGATGGTTTATACAGGTGCCAAGCTGATAGGTGACCTAGATGATGTAGATCCAATGCAGCAGACGCCGGGAGTTCTGCGAACCAAACCAGGACGCGGAGAACGCACCTTGTCCATGTCCTGCAGCGATAAAATTGCCCGTTGGAATATCCTTGGAGTGCAGGGAGCCCTACTCGACTCCCTGATCTCGAAACCCATCTATTTCAGTAGCCTAAACTTTTGTTGTAAAGATGCCAAGCTGGAGTCCTTGGAAAGAGCCATCTTTAAACGTTGGGAGGCGAAATCCTTTGACCATGATCGCTTCCATCCTCAAAAACCACAGATTCGCATAGACTCTAACATCACCTTTGAGTTTTCCCAGCGCTCCGACTGGCAGCCTTCGCCAAATGGCTTAGTTTGGTCTCAAGTTCCTGAGGATTTGAG ACCCTATGAAATCTCGGTAAATGGCAAGCGTCAAGGGGTGACCAAAAAAAAGATGAACACTCCACAAGCTGCCTTGTCAGTTAGCAAATACAATCTGTTCCTTAGTTTTTTGGATATACTTAGGTTCAATCCAAAGCTCTGCGAGAAGtttaatgaaaacattttcaatctTGAGACGATGTCGTATGCTTCCTGTAAAGATTTGGCTGCAAATTACCAGATGGCTTGGCGTCAATTAAAAGATATATACTTTATTCAGTGGACCAAAAAGCCAAACGAATTGCTAAACTTTACTCCAATAACCAATAAATGA
- the LOC128262152 gene encoding carbonic anhydrase, with amino-acid sequence MSHHWGYTEENGPAHWAKDYPQASGHRQSPVDITPSSAKKGSDLKVSPLKWKYVPEHTKSLVNPGYCWRVDVNGAESELTGGPLGNQIFKLEQFHCHWGCTDSKGSEHTVDGVSYAGELHLVHWNTTKYKSFGEAAAAPDGLAVLGVFLQAGKHHAELDKVSSLLQFVLHKGDRVTLPQGCDPGQLLPDVHTYWTYEGSLTTPPCSECVIWIVFKTPIEVSDDQLNAMRNLNAYDVKEECPCNEFNGKVINNFRPPLPLGKRELREIGGH; translated from the exons GACCTGCCCACTGGGCCAAGGACTACCCCCAAGCTTCTGGACATCGCCAGTCGCCCGTGGACATCACGCCCTCCAGCGCCAAAAAGGGCAGCGACCTGAAGGTTTCTCCGCTCAAGTGGAAGTATGTGCCGGAGCACACCAAGAGCCTGGTCAATCCTG GCTACTGCTGGCGCGTGGATGTGAACGGCGCCGAGTCGGAGCTGACCGGCGGACCCCTGGGCAACCAGATCTTCAAGCTGGAGCAGTTCCACTGCCACTGGGGCTGCACGGACTCCAAGGGATCCGAGCACACGGTCGACGGAGTGTCCTATGCCGGCGAGCTGCACCTGGTGCACTGGAACACGACCAAGTACAAGTCGTTTGGCGAGGCGGCAGCCGCTCCCGATGGCCTGGCTGTGCTGGGGGTGTTCCTGCAGGCTGGCAAGCATCACGCGGAGCTGGACAAGGTGAGCAGCCTGCTGCAGTTCGTCCTGCACAAGGGCGACCGTGTCACCCTGCCCCAGGGCTGTGATCCCGGCCAGCTGCTGCCCGATGTGCACACCTACTGGACGTACGAGGGCTCCCTGACCACGCCGCCCTGCTCCGAGTGCGTCATCTGGATCGTGTTCAAGACGCCCATCGAGGTGTCCGACGACCAGCTGAACGCCATGCGCAACCTCAACGCCTACGACGTGAAGGAGGAGTGTCCCTGCAACGAGTTCAACGGCAAGGTGATCAACAACTTCCGTCCTCCCTTGCCGCTGGGCAAGCGTGAGCTGCGCGAGATCGGGGGCCATTGA